A single genomic interval of Quadrisphaera sp. RL12-1S harbors:
- the uvrA gene encoding excinuclease ABC subunit UvrA, translating into MDRLVVQGAREHNLKDVSLDLPRDKMIVFTGLSGSGKSSLAFDTIFAEGQRRYVESLSAYARQFLGQMDKPDVDFIEGLSPAVSIDQKSTSRNPRSTVGTITEIYDYLRLLWARAGRAHCPTCGEPVARQTPQQIVDRLLELPETTRFQVLAPVVRGRKGEFVDLFTDLQAKGYARVRVDGETLQLSDAASRPALDKRKKHTIEVVVDRLVMREGVGRRLTDSVETALGLADGVLLVELVERRSADGDEGAGVAAGAADGPVVMRFSEKLACPNDHPLALEEVEPRTFSFNAPYGACPECSGIGTRLEVDPELVVPDPDQTLAEGAIAPWNGAGSSEYHQRLIGGLAQQLGFSTDVPWRALPERATQALLHGEGYEVHVTYKNRWGRERSYTTGFEGVLPFIQRRHSETESDSSRERLEGYMREVPCRVCGGARLRPEVLAVTVGGKSIAQACALPVAELRGWLDTLELTSREAQIAAAVLKEVLARVQFLVDVGLTYLSLDRASGTLSGGEAQRIRLATQIGSGLVGVLYVLDEPSIGLHQRDNRRLIETLTRLRDLGNTLIVVEHDEDTIHVADWVVDIGPGAGEHGGQVVHSGPVAELLANTGSMTGDYLAGRRAVPVPAERRPVDRDRVVKVVGARENNLRGIDVELPLGVLTAVTGVSGSGKSSLVNDILYKVLANRLNGARQVPGRHTRVEGVDQLDKVVHVDQSPIGRTPRSNPATYTGVWDVVRSLFADTTEAKVRGYQAGRFSFNVKGGRCEHCSGDGTIKIEMNFLPDVYVPCEVCHGARYNRETLEVHFKGKTVADVLDMPIEEAAEFFAAVPRISRYLRTLVDVGLGYVRLGQPAPTLSGGEAQRVKLASELQRRSTGRTVYVLDEPTTGLHFEDVRKLLEVLQGLADKGNTVVVIEHNLDVIKSADWVLDMGPEGGSGGGKLIASGTPEQLAATHEKTGSHTGRFLGPVLEAARKRDAEVDLRKDGAAAPSLVP; encoded by the coding sequence GTGGATCGACTGGTCGTGCAGGGTGCTCGCGAGCACAACCTCAAGGACGTCTCCCTGGACCTCCCCCGGGACAAGATGATCGTCTTCACGGGCCTGTCGGGATCGGGGAAGTCGAGCCTCGCGTTCGACACGATCTTCGCCGAGGGGCAGCGCCGCTACGTCGAGTCGCTGTCCGCGTACGCCCGGCAGTTCCTGGGGCAGATGGACAAGCCCGACGTCGACTTCATCGAGGGCCTGTCCCCGGCGGTCTCCATCGACCAGAAGTCCACCAGCCGCAACCCCCGCTCCACGGTGGGCACGATCACCGAGATCTACGACTACCTGCGCCTGCTCTGGGCGCGCGCCGGGCGGGCGCACTGCCCCACGTGCGGGGAGCCGGTGGCGCGCCAGACGCCGCAGCAGATCGTCGACCGGCTGCTCGAGCTGCCCGAGACCACGCGGTTCCAGGTGCTGGCGCCCGTGGTCCGCGGCCGCAAGGGCGAGTTCGTCGACCTCTTCACCGACCTGCAGGCGAAGGGCTACGCCCGCGTCAGGGTGGACGGCGAGACGCTGCAGCTCAGCGACGCCGCCTCCCGGCCCGCCCTGGACAAGCGCAAGAAGCACACCATCGAGGTGGTCGTCGACCGCCTCGTCATGCGCGAGGGCGTGGGGCGCCGCCTGACGGACTCCGTCGAGACCGCCCTCGGCCTGGCCGACGGCGTCCTGCTGGTCGAGCTGGTGGAGCGCAGGTCCGCCGACGGCGACGAGGGCGCCGGGGTGGCGGCCGGTGCCGCTGACGGCCCGGTGGTGATGCGCTTCTCCGAGAAGCTCGCCTGCCCCAACGACCACCCGCTGGCGCTGGAGGAGGTCGAGCCGCGCACCTTCTCCTTCAACGCGCCCTACGGCGCCTGCCCGGAGTGCTCCGGCATCGGCACCCGCCTCGAGGTGGACCCCGAGCTCGTCGTCCCCGACCCCGACCAGACCCTCGCCGAGGGCGCCATCGCCCCCTGGAACGGCGCCGGCAGCAGCGAGTACCACCAGCGGCTCATCGGCGGCCTCGCCCAGCAGCTCGGCTTCTCCACCGACGTGCCGTGGCGGGCCCTGCCGGAGCGCGCCACGCAGGCGCTGCTGCACGGCGAGGGCTACGAGGTGCACGTCACCTACAAGAACCGGTGGGGGCGCGAGCGCTCGTACACCACCGGGTTCGAGGGCGTGCTGCCGTTCATCCAGCGCCGCCACTCCGAGACCGAGTCCGACAGCTCGCGCGAGCGCCTCGAGGGGTACATGCGCGAGGTGCCGTGCCGCGTCTGCGGCGGCGCCCGCCTGCGCCCGGAGGTCCTGGCGGTCACGGTGGGCGGCAAGTCCATCGCCCAGGCGTGCGCGCTGCCCGTCGCCGAGCTCCGCGGCTGGCTCGACACCCTCGAGCTGACCTCGCGCGAGGCGCAGATCGCCGCCGCCGTCCTCAAGGAGGTGCTGGCGCGGGTCCAGTTCCTGGTCGACGTCGGCCTGACGTACCTCTCCCTCGACCGCGCCTCGGGCACGCTCTCCGGCGGGGAGGCCCAGCGGATCCGCCTGGCCACCCAGATCGGCTCGGGCCTGGTGGGCGTGCTGTACGTCCTCGACGAGCCGAGCATCGGGCTGCACCAGCGCGACAACCGCCGCCTCATCGAGACCCTCACCCGGCTGCGGGACCTGGGCAACACCCTCATCGTGGTCGAGCACGACGAGGACACCATCCACGTGGCCGACTGGGTGGTCGACATCGGCCCGGGCGCCGGCGAGCACGGGGGCCAGGTGGTCCACTCCGGGCCCGTCGCCGAGCTGCTGGCCAACACCGGGTCCATGACCGGTGACTACCTGGCCGGCCGTCGCGCCGTGCCGGTGCCCGCCGAGCGCCGCCCCGTGGACCGCGACCGCGTGGTGAAGGTGGTGGGCGCCCGGGAGAACAACCTGCGCGGCATCGACGTCGAGCTGCCGCTCGGGGTGCTCACCGCCGTGACCGGGGTGTCCGGCTCGGGCAAGTCCAGCCTGGTCAACGACATCCTCTACAAGGTGCTGGCCAACCGGCTCAACGGCGCCCGCCAGGTGCCGGGTCGCCACACCCGGGTGGAGGGCGTGGACCAGCTCGACAAGGTGGTCCACGTCGACCAGAGCCCCATCGGGCGGACCCCGCGCTCCAACCCCGCCACGTACACGGGCGTGTGGGACGTGGTGCGCTCGCTGTTCGCGGACACCACCGAGGCGAAGGTGCGCGGCTACCAGGCCGGGCGGTTCTCCTTCAACGTCAAGGGCGGACGCTGCGAGCACTGCAGCGGTGACGGCACGATCAAGATCGAGATGAACTTCCTCCCGGACGTGTACGTGCCCTGCGAGGTCTGCCACGGCGCCCGGTACAACCGCGAGACCCTCGAGGTGCACTTCAAGGGCAAGACCGTGGCCGACGTCCTCGACATGCCCATCGAGGAGGCCGCCGAGTTCTTCGCCGCGGTGCCGCGCATCTCGCGCTACCTGCGCACCCTCGTCGACGTCGGCCTGGGCTACGTCCGGCTGGGCCAGCCCGCCCCGACGCTGTCCGGCGGCGAGGCGCAGCGCGTGAAGCTGGCCAGCGAGCTGCAGCGCCGCTCCACGGGCCGCACCGTGTACGTGCTGGACGAGCCGACCACGGGCCTGCACTTCGAGGACGTCCGCAAGCTCCTCGAGGTGCTGCAGGGGCTGGCCGACAAGGGCAACACGGTGGTGGTCATCGAGCACAACCTCGACGTCATCAAGAGCGCGGACTGGGTGCTCGACATGGGTCCCGAGGGCGGGTCGGGCGGCGGCAAGCTCATCGCCTCGGGCACTCCGGAGCAGCTGGCGGCCACCCACGAGAAGACCGGCAGCCACACCGGCCGCTTCCTGGGCCCGGTGCTGGAGGCGGCCCGGAAGCGCGACGCGGAGGTCGATCTCAGGAAGGACGGAGCCGCAGCGCCTAGCCTCGTGCCATGA